One genomic segment of Helianthus annuus cultivar XRQ/B chromosome 14, HanXRQr2.0-SUNRISE, whole genome shotgun sequence includes these proteins:
- the LOC110877555 gene encoding uncharacterized protein LOC110877555, producing the protein MSGFVYHAFTSSALMSLGLYHLICTTRNQLKSPRDYTTKPYHPFSYNHHQFTKHIQLYLIIICLFIAFIHQTVISFDSDPLVKGRSPVHHFTSLQSAGVISLFLILSTALLISETTNLLPFPPDLFFGTASALFFLQYSVSSSSASLQTSGLEAKCDSVSSTISALSAVLCIILACHPKLFVADVGLGASICLQGLWSLQTGLSLYVDAFIPDGCHKLLDVVNGVEGSTKCDLEDSKLRATAILDLMFVVHVLIVILILIVTYSVTAKVVGVRRFGTYEALPTSSGSAADNNHIQMKAMSGTQA; encoded by the coding sequence atgtcgGGTTTCGTTTATCACGCGTTCACATCCTCAGCGTTGATGTCATTAGGACTATACCACCTCATCTGCACCACAAGGAACCAACTCAAGTCCCCTAGAGATTACACCACAAAACCCTATCATCCATTCTCATATAACCACCATCAATTTACCAAACACATTCAACTCTACCTAATCATCATATGTCTCTTCATTGCCTTCATTCACCAAACCGTCATCTCCTTTGACTCCGACCCTTTAGTCAAAGGCCGGTCCCCCGTTCACCACTTCACGTCCCTCCAATCCGCAGGCGTCATCTCTCTCTTCCTCATCCTTTCCACTGCCTTACTCATCTCTGAAACGACCAATCTCCTCCCGTTTCCTCCAGACCTCTTCTTTGGAACTGCATCCGCACTGTTCTTCCTTCAGTACTCTGTTTCGTCATCATCAGCTTCGTTACAAACGTCCGGCCTTGAAGCAAAATGCGATTCGGTTTCCTCCACCATTTCCGCTTTATCCGCCGTATTATGTATCATACTTGCGTGCCACCCGAAGCTGTTTGTAGCTGACGTCGGCCTCGGTGCGTCCATCTGTCTTCAGGGCCTGTGGTCTCTTCAAACGGGCCTCTCTCTTTACGTTGACGCTTTTATACCCGACGGTTGTCATAAGCTTCTGGATGTCGTTAACGGTGTTGAGGGTTCAACCAAGTGTGATCTTGAAGATTCGAAGTTGCGGGCCACTGCTATTTTGGATCTCATGTTTGTGGTTCATGTTCTGATTGTGATTCTCATTCTGATCGTGACGTATTCGGTGACTGCTAAAGTTGTCGGGGTTAGGAGATTTGGTACGTATGAAGCTTTACCGACTTCATCTGGTTCGGCTGCTGATAATAATCATATTCAAATGAAGGCGATGTCGGGAACACAGGCTTGA